The following proteins are encoded in a genomic region of Oncorhynchus kisutch isolate 150728-3 linkage group LG4, Okis_V2, whole genome shotgun sequence:
- the kdm7ab gene encoding lysine-specific demethylase 7B isoform X1 → MAAAPLYCVCRQSYDVSRFMIECDICNDWFHGSCVQVEEHHAVDIDVYHCPKCDVQHGPSLMKKRNNWHRHDYTEPDDGSRPVQAGTSVFVRELQNRTFPSADEIMVQMQGHQVTQKYLEKQGFRYPITVPKLDGLGLKLPPSSFSVRDVEEYVGGDKIVDVIDVARQADSKMKLREFVKYYYKPYRPKVLNVISLEFSDTKMAELVVVPDIAQKMSWVENYWPDDSFFPKPFVQKYCLMGVKDSYTDFHIDFGGTSVWYHVLWGEKIFYLIKPTQANLALYEAWSSSPNQSEVFFGDKVDKCYKCVVPQGTTVLIPTGWIHAVLTSQDCMAFGGNFLHNLNIGMQLRCYEMERRLKTPDLFKFPYFEAICWYVAKNLLETLKELREDNCQPPAYLTEGVKALITALKNWLKREVTEPASEVPDHIRPNRLIKELTKEIRYLEEEQQSGAGGSKPMKSQGSGGCPLTRSTLDRASHHARRTARRLRHHHHHHHAPKTPSNLEILELHTRQVLKRLEVGPFEEDAPFSSTVTAKFNKASVASAAAVERSLDNNLRLVMCHGRIIRDERCHTRVKNSPVWEGERTGGHQLGGVLVKTEINDTMQERHRDPERGEIPSSLSSESNWSSHRLSINGLEFFERVNSDLRKGTAVYSDISDSESEGRCSTQKRDSGKDSGSSDEEDKELCRTERGTGSVTDLQQASQALSHHHKPLKGEHPTSPTTEEEAVEGMLSMAGLLYPQRPEESSTAQEPWWSSPAHRSPDRGEREPASGEESQDSDSNSTLSLQDERRAQQHVRKECRAELSQRIQENKNFMDSQSSGSNSSEAWGDQSPSRAASSPLCLDPSPGTDYQYCETTLSPPLHPSKRSAPNTPPISNQATKGKRPKKGMATTKQRLGKILKLSRNNHFLL, encoded by the exons CTGTGTCCAAGTGGAAGAGCACCATGCCGTGGACATCGATGTTTACCACTGTCCCAAATGTGATGTCCAACACGGACCCTCCTTGA TGAAAAAACGTAACAACTGGCACCGGCATGACTACACAGAGCCTGACGATGGCAGCAGGCCGGTGCAAGCAGGGACCTCTGTGTTTGTACGAGAGCTGCAGAACAGGACCTTTCCCAG TGCGGATGAAATCATGGTGCAGATGCAGGGCCATCAGGTAACACAGAAGTACCTGGAGAAGCAGGGCTTCCGCTACCCCATCACCGTTCCCAAACTGGATGGACTTGGTCTCAAGCTGCCCCCCTCCAGCTTCTCTGTAAGGGATGTGGAGGAGTACGTTG GTGGTGACAAAATTGTGGATGTCATTGATGttgccagacaggcagacagcaaaATGAAGCTTCGAGAGTTCGTCAAGTATTACTACAAACCTTATCGGCCAAAGGTGCTGAACGTGATCAGTCTGGAGTTTTCAGACACCAA GATGGCAGAGCTGGTGGTGGTGCCTGATATCGCTCAGAAGATGTCCTGGGTTGAGAACTACTGGCCAGATGACTCCTTCTTCCCCAAGCCTTTTGTCCAGAAGTACTGCCTGATGGGGGTGAAGGACAGCTACACAGACTTCCACATAGACTTCGGAGGCACATCCGTGTGGTACCACGTACTCTGG GGAGAGAAGATCTTCTACTTGATCAAGCCGACCCAGGCTAATCTTGCACTATACGAGGCGTGGAGTTCCTCCCCCAACCAGAGCGAGGTGTTCTTCGGCGACAAGGTGGACAAGTGCTACAAGTGTGTGGTGCCGCAGGGAACCACTGTCCTCATCCCGACAG GATGGATCCATGCTGTTCTCACCTCTCAGGACTGCATGGCGTTCGGAGGGAACTTCCTCCACAATCTCAACATAGGCATGCAGCTCAG GTGTTATGAGATGGAGCGGCGGTTGAAGACTCCTGACCTATTCAAATTCCCTTACTTTGAGGCCATCTGCTGGTATGTGGCAAAGAATCTACTGGAGACTCTAAAGG AGTTACGAGAGGATAACTGCCAGCCCCCAGCCTACCTGACAGAAGGAGTGAAAGCCTTGATTACTGCACTGAAGAACTGGCTGAAGCGAGAG gTCACAGAGCCGGCCAGCGAGGTCCCGGACCATATCAGACCCAACCGTCTAATTAAAGAACTCACAAAGGAAATCCGCTACCTGGAG GAGGAGCAGCAGAGTGGTGCTGGAGGTAGCAAGCCAATGAAATCTCAGGGAAGTGGAGGATGCCCGCTGACGCGGTCGACTCTGGACCGGGCTAGCCATCATGCTCGCAGGACTGCCAGACGGCTACggcaccaccaccatcatcaccacgcGCCCAAGACGCCCTCCAACCTGGAGATCCTGGAGCTGCACACGCGACAGGTGCTCAAGAGGCTGGAAGTGGGACCCTTTGAGGAG GATGCCCCGTTCAGCTCCACGGTGACGGCCAAGTTCAACAAGGCATCTGTGGCATCTGCTGCAGCTGTGGAGCGGAGCCTGGACAACAACCTACGTCTGGTGATGTGCCACGGCCGGATTATCAG aGATGAGCGTTGTCACACCAGGGTGAAGAATAGTCCGGTGTGGGAAGGTGAGAGGACTGGTGGCCACCAGTTGGGAGGAGTCCTGGTGAAAACAGAAATCAATGACACCATGCAGGAACGGcacagagacccagagagaggggagataccGAGCTCTCTCAGCAGTGAGTCTAACTGGTCAAGTCACCGGCTGTCAATCAACGGTTTAG AGTTTTTTGAAAGAGTGAATTCCGATCTGAGGAAAGGAACCGCGGTGTACTCCGACATCTCAGACTCTGAGTCCGAAGGGCGTTGCTCTACACAG AAAAGGGACTCTGGGAAGGATTCAGGGAGCTCAGATGAGGAGGATAAGGAGCTGTGCAGGACGGAGCGAGGCACAGGCAGTGTGACGGACCTGCAGCAGGCCAGCCAGGCCCTCAGCCACCACCACAAACCACTCAAAGG AGAACATCCTACCTCGCCAACCACAGAAGAGGAGGCTGTTGAGGGCATGCTGTCCATGGCAGGGCTGCTGTACCCTCAGCGACCAGAGGAGAGTAGCACTGCCCAGGAGCCCTGGTGGTCCAGCCCAGCCCATCGCTCCCCTGACCGTG GTGAAAGAGAGCCTGCGTCAGGGGAGgagagccaggattcagacagcAACTCCACACTGAGCCTTCAG GATGAGCGGAGGGCCCAGCAGCATGTGCGTAAGGAGTGTCGAGCTGAACTCAGCCAGAGGATCCAGGAGAACAAGAACTTCATGGACAGTCAGAGCAGTGGGAGTAACAGCAGCGAGGCCTGGGGGGACCAGAGCCCCTCTCGGGCTGCCTCTAGCCCCCTCTGTCTGGACCCCAGCCCAGGGACTGACTATCAGTACTGTGAGACCACTCTGTCACCCCCCCTGCACCCCTCCAAGAGGTCTGCCCCAAACACCCCACCCATCAGTAATCAAGCAACTAAAG GAAAACGTCCTAAGAAAGGTATGGCCACCACCAAGCAGAGACTGGGGAAGATTCTCAAGCTGAGCAGGAACAACCACTTTTTGCTATAG
- the kdm7ab gene encoding lysine-specific demethylase 7B isoform X3, with amino-acid sequence MKKRNNWHRHDYTEPDDGSRPVQAGTSVFVRELQNRTFPSADEIMVQMQGHQVTQKYLEKQGFRYPITVPKLDGLGLKLPPSSFSVRDVEEYVGGDKIVDVIDVARQADSKMKLREFVKYYYKPYRPKVLNVISLEFSDTKMAELVVVPDIAQKMSWVENYWPDDSFFPKPFVQKYCLMGVKDSYTDFHIDFGGTSVWYHVLWGEKIFYLIKPTQANLALYEAWSSSPNQSEVFFGDKVDKCYKCVVPQGTTVLIPTGWIHAVLTSQDCMAFGGNFLHNLNIGMQLRCYEMERRLKTPDLFKFPYFEAICWYVAKNLLETLKELREDNCQPPAYLTEGVKALITALKNWLKREVTEPASEVPDHIRPNRLIKELTKEIRYLEEEQQSGAGGSKPMKSQGSGGCPLTRSTLDRASHHARRTARRLRHHHHHHHAPKTPSNLEILELHTRQVLKRLEVGPFEEDAPFSSTVTAKFNKASVASAAAVERSLDNNLRLVMCHGRIIRDERCHTRVKNSPVWEGERTGGHQLGGVLVKTEINDTMQERHRDPERGEIPSSLSSESNWSSHRLSINGLEFFERVNSDLRKGTAVYSDISDSESEGRCSTQKRDSGKDSGSSDEEDKELCRTERGTGSVTDLQQASQALSHHHKPLKGEHPTSPTTEEEAVEGMLSMAGLLYPQRPEESSTAQEPWWSSPAHRSPDRGEREPASGEESQDSDSNSTLSLQDERRAQQHVRKECRAELSQRIQENKNFMDSQSSGSNSSEAWGDQSPSRAASSPLCLDPSPGTDYQYCETTLSPPLHPSKRSAPNTPPISNQATKGKRPKKGMATTKQRLGKILKLSRNNHFLL; translated from the exons A TGAAAAAACGTAACAACTGGCACCGGCATGACTACACAGAGCCTGACGATGGCAGCAGGCCGGTGCAAGCAGGGACCTCTGTGTTTGTACGAGAGCTGCAGAACAGGACCTTTCCCAG TGCGGATGAAATCATGGTGCAGATGCAGGGCCATCAGGTAACACAGAAGTACCTGGAGAAGCAGGGCTTCCGCTACCCCATCACCGTTCCCAAACTGGATGGACTTGGTCTCAAGCTGCCCCCCTCCAGCTTCTCTGTAAGGGATGTGGAGGAGTACGTTG GTGGTGACAAAATTGTGGATGTCATTGATGttgccagacaggcagacagcaaaATGAAGCTTCGAGAGTTCGTCAAGTATTACTACAAACCTTATCGGCCAAAGGTGCTGAACGTGATCAGTCTGGAGTTTTCAGACACCAA GATGGCAGAGCTGGTGGTGGTGCCTGATATCGCTCAGAAGATGTCCTGGGTTGAGAACTACTGGCCAGATGACTCCTTCTTCCCCAAGCCTTTTGTCCAGAAGTACTGCCTGATGGGGGTGAAGGACAGCTACACAGACTTCCACATAGACTTCGGAGGCACATCCGTGTGGTACCACGTACTCTGG GGAGAGAAGATCTTCTACTTGATCAAGCCGACCCAGGCTAATCTTGCACTATACGAGGCGTGGAGTTCCTCCCCCAACCAGAGCGAGGTGTTCTTCGGCGACAAGGTGGACAAGTGCTACAAGTGTGTGGTGCCGCAGGGAACCACTGTCCTCATCCCGACAG GATGGATCCATGCTGTTCTCACCTCTCAGGACTGCATGGCGTTCGGAGGGAACTTCCTCCACAATCTCAACATAGGCATGCAGCTCAG GTGTTATGAGATGGAGCGGCGGTTGAAGACTCCTGACCTATTCAAATTCCCTTACTTTGAGGCCATCTGCTGGTATGTGGCAAAGAATCTACTGGAGACTCTAAAGG AGTTACGAGAGGATAACTGCCAGCCCCCAGCCTACCTGACAGAAGGAGTGAAAGCCTTGATTACTGCACTGAAGAACTGGCTGAAGCGAGAG gTCACAGAGCCGGCCAGCGAGGTCCCGGACCATATCAGACCCAACCGTCTAATTAAAGAACTCACAAAGGAAATCCGCTACCTGGAG GAGGAGCAGCAGAGTGGTGCTGGAGGTAGCAAGCCAATGAAATCTCAGGGAAGTGGAGGATGCCCGCTGACGCGGTCGACTCTGGACCGGGCTAGCCATCATGCTCGCAGGACTGCCAGACGGCTACggcaccaccaccatcatcaccacgcGCCCAAGACGCCCTCCAACCTGGAGATCCTGGAGCTGCACACGCGACAGGTGCTCAAGAGGCTGGAAGTGGGACCCTTTGAGGAG GATGCCCCGTTCAGCTCCACGGTGACGGCCAAGTTCAACAAGGCATCTGTGGCATCTGCTGCAGCTGTGGAGCGGAGCCTGGACAACAACCTACGTCTGGTGATGTGCCACGGCCGGATTATCAG aGATGAGCGTTGTCACACCAGGGTGAAGAATAGTCCGGTGTGGGAAGGTGAGAGGACTGGTGGCCACCAGTTGGGAGGAGTCCTGGTGAAAACAGAAATCAATGACACCATGCAGGAACGGcacagagacccagagagaggggagataccGAGCTCTCTCAGCAGTGAGTCTAACTGGTCAAGTCACCGGCTGTCAATCAACGGTTTAG AGTTTTTTGAAAGAGTGAATTCCGATCTGAGGAAAGGAACCGCGGTGTACTCCGACATCTCAGACTCTGAGTCCGAAGGGCGTTGCTCTACACAG AAAAGGGACTCTGGGAAGGATTCAGGGAGCTCAGATGAGGAGGATAAGGAGCTGTGCAGGACGGAGCGAGGCACAGGCAGTGTGACGGACCTGCAGCAGGCCAGCCAGGCCCTCAGCCACCACCACAAACCACTCAAAGG AGAACATCCTACCTCGCCAACCACAGAAGAGGAGGCTGTTGAGGGCATGCTGTCCATGGCAGGGCTGCTGTACCCTCAGCGACCAGAGGAGAGTAGCACTGCCCAGGAGCCCTGGTGGTCCAGCCCAGCCCATCGCTCCCCTGACCGTG GTGAAAGAGAGCCTGCGTCAGGGGAGgagagccaggattcagacagcAACTCCACACTGAGCCTTCAG GATGAGCGGAGGGCCCAGCAGCATGTGCGTAAGGAGTGTCGAGCTGAACTCAGCCAGAGGATCCAGGAGAACAAGAACTTCATGGACAGTCAGAGCAGTGGGAGTAACAGCAGCGAGGCCTGGGGGGACCAGAGCCCCTCTCGGGCTGCCTCTAGCCCCCTCTGTCTGGACCCCAGCCCAGGGACTGACTATCAGTACTGTGAGACCACTCTGTCACCCCCCCTGCACCCCTCCAAGAGGTCTGCCCCAAACACCCCACCCATCAGTAATCAAGCAACTAAAG GAAAACGTCCTAAGAAAGGTATGGCCACCACCAAGCAGAGACTGGGGAAGATTCTCAAGCTGAGCAGGAACAACCACTTTTTGCTATAG
- the kdm7ab gene encoding lysine-specific demethylase 7B isoform X2: MAAAPLYCVCRQSYDVSRFMIECDICNDWFHGSCVQVEEHHAVDIDVYHCPKCDVQHGPSLMKKRNNWHRHDYTEPDDGSRPVQAGTSVFVRELQNRTFPSADEIMVQMQGHQVTQKYLEKQGFRYPITVPKLDGLGLKLPPSSFSVRDVEEYVGGDKIVDVIDVARQADSKMKLREFVKYYYKPYRPKVLNVISLEFSDTKMAELVVVPDIAQKMSWVENYWPDDSFFPKPFVQKYCLMGVKDSYTDFHIDFGGTSVWYHVLWGEKIFYLIKPTQANLALYEAWSSSPNQSEVFFGDKVDKCYKCVVPQGTTVLIPTGWIHAVLTSQDCMAFGGNFLHNLNIGMQLRCYEMERRLKTPDLFKFPYFEAICWYVAKNLLETLKELREDNCQPPAYLTEGVKALITALKNWLKREVTEPASEVPDHIRPNRLIKELTKEIRYLEEEQQSGAGGSKPMKSQGSGGCPLTRSTLDRASHHARRTARRLRHHHHHHHAPKTPSNLEILELHTRQVLKRLEVGPFEEDAPFSSTVTAKFNKASVASAAAVERSLDNNLRLVMCHGRIIRDERCHTRVKNSPVWEGERTGGHQLGGVLVKTEINDTMQERHRDPERGEIPSSLSKFFERVNSDLRKGTAVYSDISDSESEGRCSTQKRDSGKDSGSSDEEDKELCRTERGTGSVTDLQQASQALSHHHKPLKGEHPTSPTTEEEAVEGMLSMAGLLYPQRPEESSTAQEPWWSSPAHRSPDRGEREPASGEESQDSDSNSTLSLQDERRAQQHVRKECRAELSQRIQENKNFMDSQSSGSNSSEAWGDQSPSRAASSPLCLDPSPGTDYQYCETTLSPPLHPSKRSAPNTPPISNQATKGKRPKKGMATTKQRLGKILKLSRNNHFLL; this comes from the exons CTGTGTCCAAGTGGAAGAGCACCATGCCGTGGACATCGATGTTTACCACTGTCCCAAATGTGATGTCCAACACGGACCCTCCTTGA TGAAAAAACGTAACAACTGGCACCGGCATGACTACACAGAGCCTGACGATGGCAGCAGGCCGGTGCAAGCAGGGACCTCTGTGTTTGTACGAGAGCTGCAGAACAGGACCTTTCCCAG TGCGGATGAAATCATGGTGCAGATGCAGGGCCATCAGGTAACACAGAAGTACCTGGAGAAGCAGGGCTTCCGCTACCCCATCACCGTTCCCAAACTGGATGGACTTGGTCTCAAGCTGCCCCCCTCCAGCTTCTCTGTAAGGGATGTGGAGGAGTACGTTG GTGGTGACAAAATTGTGGATGTCATTGATGttgccagacaggcagacagcaaaATGAAGCTTCGAGAGTTCGTCAAGTATTACTACAAACCTTATCGGCCAAAGGTGCTGAACGTGATCAGTCTGGAGTTTTCAGACACCAA GATGGCAGAGCTGGTGGTGGTGCCTGATATCGCTCAGAAGATGTCCTGGGTTGAGAACTACTGGCCAGATGACTCCTTCTTCCCCAAGCCTTTTGTCCAGAAGTACTGCCTGATGGGGGTGAAGGACAGCTACACAGACTTCCACATAGACTTCGGAGGCACATCCGTGTGGTACCACGTACTCTGG GGAGAGAAGATCTTCTACTTGATCAAGCCGACCCAGGCTAATCTTGCACTATACGAGGCGTGGAGTTCCTCCCCCAACCAGAGCGAGGTGTTCTTCGGCGACAAGGTGGACAAGTGCTACAAGTGTGTGGTGCCGCAGGGAACCACTGTCCTCATCCCGACAG GATGGATCCATGCTGTTCTCACCTCTCAGGACTGCATGGCGTTCGGAGGGAACTTCCTCCACAATCTCAACATAGGCATGCAGCTCAG GTGTTATGAGATGGAGCGGCGGTTGAAGACTCCTGACCTATTCAAATTCCCTTACTTTGAGGCCATCTGCTGGTATGTGGCAAAGAATCTACTGGAGACTCTAAAGG AGTTACGAGAGGATAACTGCCAGCCCCCAGCCTACCTGACAGAAGGAGTGAAAGCCTTGATTACTGCACTGAAGAACTGGCTGAAGCGAGAG gTCACAGAGCCGGCCAGCGAGGTCCCGGACCATATCAGACCCAACCGTCTAATTAAAGAACTCACAAAGGAAATCCGCTACCTGGAG GAGGAGCAGCAGAGTGGTGCTGGAGGTAGCAAGCCAATGAAATCTCAGGGAAGTGGAGGATGCCCGCTGACGCGGTCGACTCTGGACCGGGCTAGCCATCATGCTCGCAGGACTGCCAGACGGCTACggcaccaccaccatcatcaccacgcGCCCAAGACGCCCTCCAACCTGGAGATCCTGGAGCTGCACACGCGACAGGTGCTCAAGAGGCTGGAAGTGGGACCCTTTGAGGAG GATGCCCCGTTCAGCTCCACGGTGACGGCCAAGTTCAACAAGGCATCTGTGGCATCTGCTGCAGCTGTGGAGCGGAGCCTGGACAACAACCTACGTCTGGTGATGTGCCACGGCCGGATTATCAG aGATGAGCGTTGTCACACCAGGGTGAAGAATAGTCCGGTGTGGGAAGGTGAGAGGACTGGTGGCCACCAGTTGGGAGGAGTCCTGGTGAAAACAGAAATCAATGACACCATGCAGGAACGGcacagagacccagagagaggggagataccGAGCTCTCTCAGCA AGTTTTTTGAAAGAGTGAATTCCGATCTGAGGAAAGGAACCGCGGTGTACTCCGACATCTCAGACTCTGAGTCCGAAGGGCGTTGCTCTACACAG AAAAGGGACTCTGGGAAGGATTCAGGGAGCTCAGATGAGGAGGATAAGGAGCTGTGCAGGACGGAGCGAGGCACAGGCAGTGTGACGGACCTGCAGCAGGCCAGCCAGGCCCTCAGCCACCACCACAAACCACTCAAAGG AGAACATCCTACCTCGCCAACCACAGAAGAGGAGGCTGTTGAGGGCATGCTGTCCATGGCAGGGCTGCTGTACCCTCAGCGACCAGAGGAGAGTAGCACTGCCCAGGAGCCCTGGTGGTCCAGCCCAGCCCATCGCTCCCCTGACCGTG GTGAAAGAGAGCCTGCGTCAGGGGAGgagagccaggattcagacagcAACTCCACACTGAGCCTTCAG GATGAGCGGAGGGCCCAGCAGCATGTGCGTAAGGAGTGTCGAGCTGAACTCAGCCAGAGGATCCAGGAGAACAAGAACTTCATGGACAGTCAGAGCAGTGGGAGTAACAGCAGCGAGGCCTGGGGGGACCAGAGCCCCTCTCGGGCTGCCTCTAGCCCCCTCTGTCTGGACCCCAGCCCAGGGACTGACTATCAGTACTGTGAGACCACTCTGTCACCCCCCCTGCACCCCTCCAAGAGGTCTGCCCCAAACACCCCACCCATCAGTAATCAAGCAACTAAAG GAAAACGTCCTAAGAAAGGTATGGCCACCACCAAGCAGAGACTGGGGAAGATTCTCAAGCTGAGCAGGAACAACCACTTTTTGCTATAG